A genomic segment from Ignavibacteriota bacterium encodes:
- a CDS encoding right-handed parallel beta-helix repeat-containing protein — MDVLTLAGNQLTISGLTLTGGRNGVYGTTANSKLTSLTVNGNAANGIQLVDADNNFLQALTVSGQAAGAGIRLSGARQNTISGNTVQGNRVNVLVEINAARQASGNIIQGNTLLDPGQWSVSVANQALTTSVNFNVFNTATTSDKYIQNTDPALLNARYNWFGGENPPQGSDFSGNINTANFYATLPTVSIFPGDPPHAAELHRERFGDGTHPGTAPR, encoded by the coding sequence GTGGACGTCCTGACCCTCGCCGGCAATCAGCTCACCATCAGCGGACTCACGCTGACGGGCGGGCGGAATGGCGTGTACGGCACCACGGCGAATTCCAAGCTGACCTCGCTGACGGTGAACGGCAACGCGGCCAACGGTATCCAGCTGGTTGATGCGGACAACAACTTCCTGCAGGCCCTGACCGTCTCCGGACAGGCGGCAGGCGCAGGTATCCGCCTCAGCGGCGCACGGCAGAACACCATCTCCGGCAATACGGTGCAGGGCAACCGGGTCAACGTGCTGGTGGAGATCAACGCGGCACGCCAGGCATCGGGCAACATCATCCAGGGCAACACCCTCCTGGATCCGGGGCAGTGGAGCGTGAGCGTGGCGAATCAGGCACTCACGACGTCGGTGAACTTCAACGTCTTCAACACCGCCACGACCTCCGACAAGTACATCCAGAACACCGATCCGGCCCTGTTGAATGCGCGGTACAACTGGTTCGGCGGCGAGAACCCGCCCCAGGGTTCCGATTTCAGCGGGAACATCAATACGGCGAACTTCTATGCCACGCTCCCGACGGTGTCGATCTTCCCCGGTGACCCACCACATGCCGCAGAACTCCACCGTGAACGTTTCGGTGATGGCACTCATCCCGGAACGGCACCACGGTGA
- a CDS encoding sigma-54-dependent Fis family transcriptional regulator — MDRVLIIDDSVAFLNDVESLLRDRYHIRTATTAKKGLEMARLEGPAAVLLDLRLPDQDGSEVLLALHRDVDPFLPVVIVTDHADTETAVELMRLGAYDFVSKSFNRDILAAKLTKALERRTLEISVRALQNSFAEFHDRLVFASEGMKKVHYEITRLAGLSFDVLIHGETGVGKDLCAFEIHQRSARRDKPFIPLAMRVLSESIIESELFGHEKGAFSGADKAKIGKLEAANGGTLYIPEVSCLTETVQLKLLQFMQYKSIARVGQDPRRPDTRLDVRVIMATNEKLEDVVSKGRMREDFYHRISGVKLNIPALRERREDIAPLAGYFLQKFGGQSDGRQYSMSPEAIRALEGHRWPGNVRELENSIKGALAYSQTGELQPVDFPMLGIVKRDGEGDRCRECLATRYDELPNYRSAEEVFKRGYFSELMRRANFNVAKAAAMAGITGPGLRKALKTNKVVLQRDEE; from the coding sequence ATGGACCGAGTACTGATCATCGACGACAGCGTCGCATTCCTCAACGATGTAGAATCGTTGCTGCGCGACCGCTATCACATCCGGACCGCAACCACGGCCAAGAAGGGACTGGAGATGGCGCGGCTCGAAGGGCCGGCGGCCGTACTGCTGGATCTCCGTCTCCCCGACCAGGACGGCAGCGAAGTGTTGCTGGCGCTGCACCGCGATGTGGATCCGTTCCTGCCCGTCGTGATCGTCACCGACCATGCCGACACCGAAACCGCTGTCGAGCTCATGCGCCTCGGCGCGTACGATTTCGTGTCCAAGAGCTTCAACCGCGACATCCTTGCCGCAAAACTCACCAAGGCTCTCGAGCGCCGCACGCTCGAGATCAGTGTGCGCGCGCTCCAGAACAGTTTTGCCGAGTTCCACGACCGTCTCGTCTTCGCCAGCGAGGGGATGAAGAAAGTGCACTACGAGATCACCCGGCTTGCCGGGCTTTCGTTCGATGTACTCATCCATGGCGAGACCGGCGTAGGGAAGGACCTGTGTGCGTTCGAGATCCATCAGCGGAGTGCGCGGAGGGACAAGCCCTTCATCCCGCTGGCCATGCGCGTGCTGAGCGAATCCATCATCGAGAGCGAGCTCTTCGGGCACGAAAAGGGGGCATTCTCGGGGGCGGACAAGGCCAAGATCGGGAAGCTCGAGGCGGCGAACGGGGGGACGTTGTACATCCCCGAGGTATCGTGCCTCACCGAGACCGTGCAGCTCAAGCTGCTGCAGTTCATGCAGTACAAGAGCATCGCGCGTGTGGGGCAGGACCCGCGGCGGCCGGATACCCGGCTGGATGTGCGGGTGATCATGGCCACCAACGAGAAGCTTGAGGACGTCGTATCGAAGGGGAGGATGCGCGAGGACTTCTATCACCGCATCTCCGGCGTGAAGCTGAACATCCCGGCCCTGCGTGAACGCCGGGAGGACATCGCCCCGCTTGCGGGGTATTTCCTGCAGAAGTTCGGGGGGCAATCGGATGGCCGGCAGTACTCCATGTCGCCCGAAGCGATCAGGGCGCTGGAGGGGCACCGGTGGCCGGGGAACGTGCGGGAGCTGGAGAACTCGATCAAAGGGGCACTTGCGTATTCGCAGACGGGCGAATTGCAACCGGTGGATTTTCCGATGCTGGGGATCGTGAAGCGTGACGGGGAAGGGGACCGGTGCAGGGAGTGTCTGGCGACGCGGTACGACGAATTGCCCAATTATCGCAGTGCCGAGGAGGTGTTCAAGCGCGGGTATTTTTCGGAATTGATGCGGCGGGCGAATTTCAATGTCGCGAAGGCAGCCGCGATGGCCGGCATCACCGGTCCGGGCTTGAGGAAGGCGCTCAAGACGAACAAGGTGGTGCTGCAGCGCGACGAGGAGTAA
- a CDS encoding A/G-specific adenine glycosylase: MKRRAIDLRLLHRAIRTWYRRHGRTLPWRGIRDPYRILLSEIMLQQTQVSRVLVKYPLFLKRFPTIAALARARRADVVRTWQGMGYNNRAVRLHALAQAVIAQHNGRIPATEETLTALPGIGTYTARAVLCSAFGMPVSFVDVNIRRLFSRVFWKMPDTGHMVPEPAAREVAELALHRTHAYDWNQALMDIGATICTARAPLCTACPLASLCASAGSMAAPPPAKKKPERSLEGIPHRIYRGRIIEQLRHSGARRAVPLSTIGPKILPQFGARHTAWLEGLMKDLERDGLVRISSAGGKMTVRLA; the protein is encoded by the coding sequence GTGAAACGGAGAGCGATCGATCTTCGCCTCCTCCACCGGGCCATACGCACCTGGTACCGCCGTCACGGTCGGACCCTCCCCTGGCGCGGGATCAGGGACCCGTACCGCATCCTGCTCTCCGAGATCATGCTCCAGCAAACACAGGTGAGCAGGGTGCTCGTGAAGTATCCGCTCTTTCTCAAACGCTTCCCCACCATCGCCGCCCTCGCACGCGCACGCCGCGCGGATGTCGTCCGCACATGGCAGGGCATGGGATACAACAACCGCGCGGTGCGCCTTCACGCCCTCGCGCAGGCCGTGATCGCACAGCACAACGGACGCATCCCGGCCACCGAAGAGACACTCACCGCACTCCCGGGGATCGGCACCTATACCGCCCGCGCTGTGCTCTGCTCGGCGTTCGGCATGCCGGTGTCGTTCGTGGATGTGAACATCCGCCGCCTCTTCTCACGCGTCTTCTGGAAGATGCCCGACACGGGCCACATGGTGCCCGAACCCGCGGCCCGCGAAGTGGCGGAGCTGGCCCTCCACCGCACACACGCGTACGATTGGAACCAGGCACTGATGGACATCGGGGCAACGATCTGCACCGCCCGCGCACCGCTCTGCACGGCATGCCCCCTCGCTTCACTCTGCGCCTCGGCCGGATCCATGGCGGCACCGCCGCCGGCGAAGAAGAAACCCGAACGCTCGCTCGAGGGCATCCCGCACCGCATCTACCGCGGACGCATCATCGAGCAGCTCCGGCACAGCGGCGCCCGGCGTGCCGTCCCCCTCTCCACCATCGGACCGAAGATCCTCCCGCAGTTCGGTGCGCGGCATACGGCATGGCTGGAAGGGCTGATGAAGGATCTCGAACGCGATGGCCTCGTGCGCATCTCGTCCGCCGGCGGGAAGATGACGGTCCGCCTTGCATGA
- a CDS encoding DNA lyase: MKPKRYKDIEQVHRDHAERGERARERLREFARVPPTEYFYELAYCLLTPQSSAVNADTAVARLKELSFFERGGDPTPVLRQRDAYIRFHNTKARRLLTVREQFPVIAARLAATPHGTPTGAPTEEVLALRDWMIAHVNGLGRKEAAHFLRNIGYRGLAILDRHILRNLTYHGVLRTMPTSLTPARYSIIEGLVRQFAADTGIDMDELDLLFWSRETGEIRK; this comes from the coding sequence ATGAAGCCGAAGCGCTACAAGGACATCGAGCAGGTCCACCGCGACCATGCGGAACGCGGTGAGCGGGCGCGGGAACGGCTGCGCGAGTTTGCCAGGGTGCCGCCCACGGAGTACTTTTACGAACTGGCGTACTGCCTGCTCACACCGCAATCCAGTGCGGTGAATGCGGACACGGCGGTCGCCCGGCTGAAAGAGCTCTCGTTCTTCGAACGGGGTGGAGACCCCACACCGGTGCTCCGCCAGCGCGATGCGTACATCCGCTTTCACAACACGAAGGCGCGGCGACTCCTGACGGTGCGTGAACAGTTTCCGGTGATCGCGGCCCGGCTTGCGGCAACCCCACACGGGACACCGACGGGGGCACCAACGGAGGAGGTCCTTGCCCTCCGCGATTGGATGATCGCCCACGTAAATGGTCTCGGACGCAAGGAAGCTGCACATTTTCTTCGTAATATAGGGTACCGCGGTCTGGCGATCCTGGACCGTCACATCCTGCGGAACCTGACGTATCATGGGGTGCTTCGTACGATGCCAACGTCTCTCACCCCGGCGCGCTACTCTATTATAGAGGGGCTTGTCCGGCAGTTCGCCGCGGACACCGGCATCGATATGGATGAACTCGACCTGTTGTTCTGGAGCCGGGAGACCGGCGAGATCAGAAAATAA
- a CDS encoding right-handed parallel beta-helix repeat-containing protein has translation MQGCAPTTTVTVSGTGYRFSVSASGVTIKDLAIQKTDKTGEQNIIWMNADNFTLKNTVVSGQFVIGDGEVSRAIVVSGGHSGMLIEGNTFHSLRQPMYLTGPTTGLIKNNYTYGTKGWVLEGGDVTFTGNTWGSGAGVNVRHRHPGLGTRSRVCRYRCREQRQQRSGDRRPAGVSSGPFCTVVDAAVAFAKRPRRQVSSLYHDHPGDRTGRDRWKDLCGSRHLQ, from the coding sequence TTGCAAGGGTGCGCGCCAACAACCACGGTCACCGTTTCCGGGACCGGCTACAGGTTCAGCGTATCCGCCTCCGGTGTTACGATCAAGGACCTTGCGATCCAGAAGACGGACAAGACCGGCGAACAGAATATCATCTGGATGAATGCCGACAACTTCACGCTGAAGAACACGGTGGTCTCCGGGCAGTTCGTCATCGGCGACGGTGAGGTCAGCCGGGCTATCGTGGTGTCGGGGGGCCACAGCGGCATGCTGATCGAAGGGAACACGTTCCATTCCCTCCGCCAGCCGATGTATCTCACCGGTCCGACCACGGGTCTTATCAAGAACAACTACACCTACGGCACCAAGGGATGGGTCCTCGAGGGTGGCGACGTCACCTTCACGGGTAACACCTGGGGTTCAGGGGCGGGCGTCAATGTACGACATCGCCATCCTGGGCTCGGCACCCGCTCCCGCGTATGCCGATATCGCTGCCGCGAGCAACGCCAACAACGAAGCGGTGATCGAAGACCAGCGGGTGTCTCCAGCGGTCCTTTCTGTACTGTCGTCGATGCGGCAGTGGCATTCGCTAAGCGACCTCGGCGGCAAGTATCATCCCTATACCACGATCACCCCGGCGATCGCACGGGTCGTGACCGGTGGAAAGATCTATGTGGCAGCAGGCACCTACAATGA
- a CDS encoding T9SS type A sorting domain-containing protein translates to MLATTYWAAGTQVTATDNNFTNNTSGLAIGYAATDVTVATITGNDFTGCDYGVTSTGPVADARRNWWGSGSGPSGGVADPTTAVVANGTGVQVSEHVRFDPWNGKSEIVNVPAAGNYSWPESGVSITFGTVPSGGGSVTVQRLLGMPPNPPYPAPPAGATYIPLWLMISSSMPNYSFSATVTVDVSDIAGFGAGSQIMYLNSITNSWVPVGGTYNAMAKTFTFTTTHFTPFAFVNTPATAFQLYLSSTAAAVNSGIYPNDAWALPPAPLPAGYPALPNDWGYTSTQTFDVYIVPEAGTEFGAADLTLEWDAAHLAYSAVSFDGSLFESGGNTLHASADHLGTNNRVRINASLQSPNNVTAVAGNYIAKLTLRTVKPGHSAITVIASDLRKYEGAGAPLGVYVTPHQADVRAYLGDVANIANDAAADGKIDFSDLNPWATAYWSGVPGYVGGMSYYKVKFDIGPTADHYVFSAPQVDGKIDFEDLIIFSIGYGLSANHQLPKQAVEQAEPVTVAIGDVKAGGGETRVPVMLEGTVNDLRGLSMAFSGSHGRLLGVEKGALLSGYETPVPVMYSERDGKVYVDLAIAGADVEALKSAGELVVLRFEGKASMGLTATDARTSTNAVLATKMRTPAVSDVPTEFALQQNYPNPFNPTTTVSCALPAPGEVRIAVFNVLGEQVASLVNGAQEAGYYTVQWNGTDNRGQQVTSGVYFLTMHAGEFTAMKKMMLVK, encoded by the coding sequence GTGCTTGCGACGACCTACTGGGCCGCCGGAACGCAGGTCACCGCGACGGACAACAACTTTACCAACAACACCAGTGGCCTGGCGATCGGGTATGCGGCAACGGATGTGACCGTTGCAACGATCACCGGCAACGACTTCACGGGTTGCGACTATGGCGTCACTTCGACCGGACCGGTCGCTGATGCCCGCCGCAACTGGTGGGGGAGCGGTAGCGGCCCGTCGGGCGGTGTTGCAGATCCGACGACGGCTGTTGTGGCCAATGGTACCGGCGTGCAGGTCAGCGAACATGTCCGCTTCGATCCATGGAACGGCAAGTCCGAGATCGTGAACGTCCCGGCGGCAGGCAACTACTCCTGGCCGGAAAGCGGCGTATCGATCACCTTCGGTACCGTGCCTTCGGGTGGCGGAAGCGTGACCGTGCAGCGCCTCCTCGGCATGCCGCCGAACCCGCCGTACCCGGCCCCGCCGGCAGGCGCAACGTACATCCCGCTCTGGTTGATGATCAGCTCCTCGATGCCGAACTACAGCTTCAGTGCAACCGTCACGGTGGATGTGAGTGACATCGCCGGATTCGGTGCGGGAAGCCAGATCATGTACCTCAACAGCATCACGAACTCCTGGGTCCCGGTGGGCGGCACGTACAATGCGATGGCGAAGACCTTCACCTTCACCACCACCCACTTCACCCCGTTCGCGTTCGTGAACACGCCGGCAACGGCATTCCAGCTCTATCTCAGCAGCACAGCAGCGGCCGTGAACAGCGGCATCTACCCGAACGACGCGTGGGCACTTCCGCCGGCACCACTGCCGGCAGGGTATCCGGCATTGCCGAACGATTGGGGATACACCTCCACGCAGACGTTCGATGTCTACATCGTGCCTGAAGCAGGCACGGAGTTCGGTGCGGCAGACCTGACCCTGGAGTGGGATGCGGCACATCTTGCCTACTCCGCGGTATCGTTCGATGGTTCGCTGTTTGAATCTGGTGGGAACACGCTCCATGCGAGCGCTGACCACCTCGGTACGAACAACCGCGTTCGCATCAACGCAAGCCTCCAGAGCCCGAACAACGTGACGGCAGTGGCAGGCAACTACATTGCGAAGCTGACGCTCCGTACGGTGAAGCCCGGACACAGCGCCATCACGGTGATCGCATCCGACCTCCGGAAGTATGAAGGTGCGGGTGCACCGCTTGGCGTGTATGTGACACCGCATCAGGCCGATGTGCGTGCGTATCTCGGCGATGTGGCCAATATCGCGAACGATGCAGCGGCAGATGGCAAGATCGACTTCTCCGACTTGAACCCGTGGGCAACCGCCTACTGGTCCGGCGTCCCGGGCTATGTGGGTGGCATGTCGTACTACAAGGTGAAGTTCGATATCGGTCCGACCGCTGACCACTACGTGTTCTCCGCTCCGCAGGTGGACGGCAAGATCGATTTCGAGGACCTCATCATCTTCTCGATCGGCTACGGCCTCAGCGCCAACCATCAGTTGCCGAAGCAGGCGGTGGAGCAGGCGGAACCGGTGACGGTAGCGATCGGTGATGTGAAGGCGGGCGGCGGCGAGACCCGTGTGCCGGTGATGCTCGAAGGCACGGTGAACGACCTCCGCGGCCTCTCGATGGCATTCAGCGGTTCGCATGGCCGGTTGCTGGGCGTCGAGAAGGGCGCCCTCCTGAGCGGCTACGAGACCCCGGTGCCGGTGATGTACAGCGAACGTGACGGCAAGGTGTATGTGGACCTCGCCATCGCGGGTGCGGATGTGGAGGCGCTGAAATCGGCGGGTGAGCTCGTGGTGCTGCGCTTCGAAGGCAAGGCATCGATGGGCCTCACGGCGACGGATGCGCGAACCAGCACCAACGCAGTGCTTGCAACGAAGATGCGCACCCCGGCAGTCAGCGATGTGCCGACCGAGTTCGCGCTGCAGCAGAACTACCCGAACCCGTTCAATCCGACCACGACCGTGAGCTGCGCCCTGCCTGCGCCGGGTGAAGTTCGCATCGCGGTGTTCAACGTCCTGGGCGAGCAGGTCGCCTCGCTCGTCAACGGTGCACAGGAAGCGGGATATTACACGGTGCAGTGGAACGGCACCGACAACCGCGGCCAGCAGGTGACGTCGGGCGTGTACTTCCTGACGATGCATGCAGGCGAGTTCACAGCAATGAAGAAGATGATGCTCGTGAAGTAA
- a CDS encoding right-handed parallel beta-helix repeat-containing protein: MGDDPFATINSALAGVDAGGTIHVAAGTYVENVIVTKAVTLLGPNALIDPNTGSRVAEAVLMTAVAGAYQSGSDGDQTIMDIHSGNVTVKGLTFDGNNPALTGGVLSNGIDVDASSAIWSYVGGSNIVVENNIITSFSYAALQFYNWDNGGAASSGNAIRNNKLDNMMPPSWGIGILLYNNFYAEVTGNVLTRTRTGIQTGNYYQANTGRGAQHLEQRDPDEPAGHLLQFDVCRLFDVHRCEQYHHGGPGL, encoded by the coding sequence TTGGGGGACGACCCATTTGCAACGATCAATTCTGCCCTGGCTGGAGTCGATGCTGGCGGAACGATCCATGTTGCGGCCGGAACCTATGTGGAGAATGTCATCGTCACGAAGGCGGTCACCCTTCTGGGACCGAACGCACTCATCGATCCGAACACAGGATCGCGCGTGGCTGAAGCAGTGCTCATGACCGCCGTCGCCGGTGCGTATCAATCCGGATCTGACGGTGACCAGACGATCATGGACATCCATTCGGGAAATGTGACCGTGAAGGGGTTGACCTTCGATGGCAACAATCCAGCCCTCACCGGCGGAGTGCTCAGCAACGGGATCGATGTGGACGCTTCGTCCGCGATCTGGAGCTACGTGGGTGGATCCAACATCGTCGTCGAGAACAACATCATCACGTCGTTCTCGTATGCGGCCCTCCAGTTCTACAACTGGGACAATGGCGGGGCGGCATCCTCCGGCAACGCCATCCGGAATAACAAGCTGGACAACATGATGCCGCCGTCGTGGGGCATCGGCATCCTGCTCTACAACAATTTCTACGCTGAAGTAACCGGTAACGTTTTGACCCGTACCCGCACGGGCATCCAGACGGGGAATTATTATCAGGCCAATACCGGGCGCGGCGCACAGCATCTCGAACAACGCGATCCAGACGAACCGGCTGGGCATCTTCTTCAATTTGATGTATGCCGACTGTTCGACGTTCACCGTTGCGAACAATACCATCACGGCGGTCCCGGGCTATAG
- a CDS encoding (deoxy)nucleoside triphosphate pyrophosphohydrolase, whose protein sequence is MKEVAVGIIFRNGTVLTGQRKHTARYPLKWEFPGGKLEPGETPTAALVRELDEELGIHAVPGPEYHRQEWDYGDRAWRVYYFPVHAFTGEPENRTFAQIRWVPLDELLTMDILDGNREVVERMANDMKSHG, encoded by the coding sequence ATGAAAGAAGTCGCCGTCGGCATCATCTTCCGCAATGGTACCGTTCTCACCGGTCAACGAAAGCATACCGCCCGCTACCCGCTGAAGTGGGAATTCCCCGGGGGGAAACTGGAGCCGGGTGAGACTCCAACCGCAGCACTTGTGCGCGAACTGGACGAGGAACTGGGGATCCATGCAGTGCCCGGACCCGAATACCACCGCCAGGAGTGGGACTACGGCGACCGCGCCTGGCGGGTCTACTATTTCCCCGTCCATGCGTTCACCGGCGAGCCGGAGAACCGCACGTTCGCTCAGATCCGGTGGGTTCCACTGGACGAACTGCTGACGATGGATATCCTCGATGGGAACCGGGAAGTGGTGGAACGCATGGCCAACGACATGAAGAGCCACGGGTGA
- a CDS encoding PAS domain S-box protein, with amino-acid sequence MKPRIFVVEDEAVVALDIRHRLQQLGYDIAGMASSGEDAMSAVGASHPDVVLMDVNLGTGIDGIETAARIKEHYNIPVVYITAFSDAELIARIRLTEPFAYVLKPFEEAELHAAVEIALLRNRLETTIREQKQLLAATLDNIDDGVIVAGTDGAVRYMNPVAEALTGWTVDEAIGHPLHDVYTVLPPSTLLSRDGRHYEVDYRSNMMVDDAGTWSGFVHTFTDVSEREASRRALEQREREYRMLMEQAAEPIIIGNGEQRIVAVNSRACELLGFPREELLAMRFSDLIEADHLAAEPMRIRELQNGGRVTSERSLVCADGRRVDVEISARGMSDGRIQVILHDITQRKVAEAEFRHAVRSEAVDKLLTKLHALRHGESAAMNLNRIALFLENLDSLCIPLSGGGVGGPSPVQRFRIAAQEFDETTTHQLLLISSLMHILATDTAFRDAVRPIASDALKLRHATNSMRAALPEILALLGDVKLQDRLASLAREVVRAVAEIKVLTSDLHALLRVEFTCDVNAIVRSAVAKFRCTGTQAVINCNEDPAPLPVVMRTSELNEVLSTLVTNALEASAGSDRSDMPTIALRVVQGAGQRVLIEVEDNGPGISEEIRTHIFEDHFSTKGSGRGFGLGHALRCLEGCGGTLRLDSTSPTGSRFIVELARL; translated from the coding sequence ATGAAACCCCGCATATTTGTCGTCGAAGATGAAGCCGTGGTTGCCCTGGATATCCGGCATCGCCTCCAGCAACTCGGTTACGACATAGCGGGCATGGCGTCGTCAGGGGAGGACGCTATGTCCGCTGTGGGGGCTTCGCATCCCGATGTGGTATTGATGGATGTCAACCTCGGGACGGGCATCGATGGCATCGAGACCGCCGCGCGGATCAAAGAGCATTACAACATCCCGGTCGTGTACATCACCGCCTTTTCCGATGCCGAGCTGATCGCCCGCATCCGGCTCACCGAGCCGTTCGCGTACGTCCTTAAGCCGTTCGAAGAAGCGGAGTTACATGCCGCCGTCGAGATCGCGCTTCTGCGCAACCGGCTCGAGACCACCATCCGCGAGCAGAAGCAGCTCCTGGCCGCCACCCTCGACAATATCGATGACGGGGTGATCGTTGCCGGCACGGACGGTGCGGTACGGTATATGAACCCCGTCGCCGAAGCGCTCACCGGGTGGACCGTGGACGAGGCCATCGGGCATCCGTTGCATGACGTGTACACCGTGCTGCCGCCGTCCACGCTCCTGTCGCGCGACGGCAGGCATTACGAAGTGGACTACCGTTCCAACATGATGGTGGATGACGCGGGGACGTGGTCCGGGTTCGTGCATACGTTCACCGATGTCTCGGAGCGCGAAGCCTCGCGCCGGGCGCTCGAACAGCGCGAGCGGGAATACCGCATGCTCATGGAGCAGGCGGCGGAACCGATCATCATCGGCAACGGGGAGCAGCGGATAGTGGCGGTGAACTCCCGTGCGTGCGAGCTGCTCGGATTTCCGCGCGAAGAGCTCCTGGCGATGCGGTTCTCCGACCTGATCGAGGCGGACCATCTTGCCGCCGAGCCCATGCGGATCCGGGAGTTGCAGAATGGTGGAAGGGTCACCTCGGAACGGAGCCTGGTCTGTGCCGATGGCCGGCGGGTGGACGTGGAGATCAGTGCGCGGGGGATGTCGGACGGCCGGATCCAGGTGATCCTGCACGACATCACCCAGCGGAAGGTTGCCGAGGCGGAGTTCCGGCATGCGGTGCGGAGCGAAGCGGTGGACAAGCTCCTCACGAAGCTTCATGCGTTGCGGCATGGCGAAAGTGCGGCGATGAATCTGAACCGCATCGCGCTGTTCCTTGAGAATCTCGACTCGTTGTGCATCCCGCTCTCCGGCGGCGGTGTGGGCGGGCCCTCGCCCGTGCAGCGTTTCCGCATCGCCGCGCAGGAATTCGACGAGACCACCACGCACCAGCTCCTGCTCATCAGTTCGTTGATGCATATTCTTGCCACCGACACGGCATTCCGGGATGCGGTCCGTCCGATAGCCTCGGACGCCCTCAAGCTGCGCCACGCCACGAACAGCATGCGCGCTGCATTGCCCGAGATCCTTGCGTTGCTGGGGGACGTGAAGCTGCAGGACCGGCTCGCATCGCTGGCACGCGAGGTGGTCCGTGCCGTTGCGGAGATCAAGGTCCTCACGTCCGACCTGCACGCGCTGCTGCGTGTGGAATTCACCTGCGACGTGAACGCCATCGTCCGTTCCGCCGTAGCGAAATTCCGGTGCACCGGGACGCAGGCGGTGATCAATTGTAACGAAGACCCCGCGCCGCTGCCGGTGGTCATGCGTACCTCCGAATTGAACGAAGTGCTTTCCACGCTTGTGACGAACGCTCTGGAGGCCAGTGCGGGCAGCGACCGGAGCGACATGCCCACCATCGCATTGCGTGTAGTGCAGGGTGCCGGACAGCGTGTGTTGATCGAAGTAGAAGACAATGGCCCGGGGATCTCCGAAGAGATCCGCACCCACATCTTCGAGGACCATTTCTCGACGAAGGGGAGCGGGCGTGGATTCGGGCTCGGGCATGCACTCCGGTGCCTGGAGGGGTGCGGCGGTACGCTGCGTCTGGACAGTACATCACCGACCGGCTCACGTTTCATCGTCGAGCTGGCTCGCCTGTAG